Proteins from one Lonchura striata isolate bLonStr1 chromosome 6, bLonStr1.mat, whole genome shotgun sequence genomic window:
- the SYT12 gene encoding synaptotagmin-12 yields the protein MDTGHISRSRFSVASSPPRWEIGLYAAGALALLGIAAINLWKLWRSGSYPAPSPFPNYDYRYLEQKYGAACPDVRNKRGLAPGSQRAPGRSSSSRKSSLRAEDALESIQELGSLELMGRDLGLAHYGPLRKSISADSLNSISSIGNNFGQDFTVGQVEVSMEYDGRAAALHVTLLQGKDLLEKEDARFESCFMRISLLPAEQIVGISRIQRSSYSVAFDERFSVPLDPAALEENSLRFSVFGIDEDERSVSTGMAELKLSDLDLAMRPFNAWLYLQDTNKAVDTVGEILLSLSYLPTAERLTVVVVKAKNLVWSNGKVTADPFVKVYLLQDGRKISKKKTAVKRGDTNPVFNEAMIFSVPAIVLQELSLRVTVAESGEDGRGDNTGHVLIGPTASGMGTTHWNQMLATLRKPVSMWHPLRRN from the exons ATGGACACTGGGCACATAAGCAGATCCCGCTTCAGCG tGGCCTCCAGCCCGCCGCGGTGGGAGATCGGGCTCTACGCCGCCGGCGCCTTGGCGCTGCTGGGAATCGCAGCCATCAACCTGTGGAAGCTCTGGCGCTCCGGGAGCTACCCggccccttcccccttccccaacTATGACTACCGGTACCTGGAGCAGAAGTACGGAGCGGCGTGCCCGGACGTCAGGAACAAG CGagggctggccccgggctcGCAGCGGGCGCCAGGTCGGAGCTCTTCGTCCCGCAAGAGCAGCCTGAGGGCAGAGGACGCCTTGGAGAGcatccaggagctgggaagCCTGGAGCTGATGGGCAGAGACCTGGGCCTGGCCCACTACGGCCCCCTGCGGAAATCCATCTCGGCCGACTCCCTGAACTCCATCTCGTCCATCGGGAACAACTTCGGGCAGGATTTCACGGTGGGGCAGGTGGAGGTGTCCATGGAGTACGACGGGAGGGCGGCTGCCCTGCATGTGACGCTGCTGCAGGGCAAGGACCTGCTGGAGAAGGAAGACGCGCGCTTCGAGTCCTGCTTCATGCGGATCAGCCTCCTCCCGGCCGAGCAGATCGTCGGCATCTCCCGG ATCCAGAGGAGCTCCTACTCTGTGGCCTTTGATGAGCGCTTCTCGGTGCCGCTGGATCCAGCGGCGCTGGAGGAGAACAGCCTGCGCTTCTCCGTCTTCGGCATCGACGAGGACGAGCGCAGCGTCAGCACCGGCATGGCCGAGCTCAAGCTCTCCGACCTGGACCTGGCCATGCGCCCCTTCAACGCCTGGCTCTACCTGCAGGACACCAACAAG GCGGTGGACACGGTGGGGGAGATCCTGCTCTCCCTGAGTTACCTGCCCACAGCCGAGCGGCTCACGGTGGTGGTGGTCAAAGCCAAGAACCTCGTGTGGAGCAATGGGAAGGTGACCGCAG ATCCCTTCGTCAAGGTGTACCTGCTGCAGGATGGGAGGAAGATCAGCAAGAAGAAGACAGCGGTGAAAAGGGGAGACACCAACCCTGTGTTTAACGAGGCCATGATCTTCTCCGTGCCTGCCATCGTGCTCCAG gagctgtccctgcgCGTGACGGTGGCCGAGAGCGGCGAGGACGGGCGTGGTGACAACACGGGCCACGTGCTCATCGGGCCCACGGCCAGCGGCATGGGCACCACGCACTGGAACCAGATGCTGGCCACGCTCCGCAAGCCCGTCTCCATGTGGCACCCACTCCGCAGGAATTAG